In the Sarcophilus harrisii chromosome 1, mSarHar1.11, whole genome shotgun sequence genome, one interval contains:
- the USP19 gene encoding ubiquitin carboxyl-terminal hydrolase 19 isoform X1, which translates to MSGGASATGQRRCPQGLEDATNKKKQKDRVNQESKDGEPKRVPVPGLETYTLREEQEFKEAELLLDWKQNADEVIVKLHVGSGPLRIEEIDAAFTDTDCVVQLPDGRQWSCIFYEEIESSCSKVQARKGGVLQLLLHKKIPLRTWPSLLKKKPISQDLGAGAHCKENGQELPPSLLEPGSSPEPQRGKQEPRNQKRAQGRGEAGIGTGPGAQAGPSAKRAVHLRGVTEGEASRGSPGPRGDGSPSSPESTVQPVSTEPEAIVGPQQLSLMTQHTQQSIQEENQGLCLESTLEGEKMIPHQNEMACPALPQGKEGDQNKEEAATTTLENSAEEPEPMVNLTFVKNDSYEKGPDSVVVHVYVKEICRKISRVLFREQDFTLVFQTSDMNFLRLHPDCGPHTTFRWQVKLRNMIQPEQCVYHFTSSRIDICLRKRQSQRWGGLEAPATRGAVGGAKVAMPTGPTPLDAAPPGGSPLASQEEARVGEKEKVKARTEESGLDSVAARTPPEHVALKPEPPLTSPKPTCMVPPMPHSPMSSESVEEEEEEEKKVCLPGFTGLVNLGNTCFMNSVIQSLSNTRELRDYFHDRSFEAEINYSNPLGTGGRLAIGFAVLLRALWKGTHHAFQPSKLKAIVASKASQFTGYAQHDAQEFMAFLLDGLHEDLNRIQNKPYTETVDSDGRPDEVVAQEAWQRHKMRNDSFIVDLFHGQYKSKLVCPVCSKVSITFDPFLYLPVPLPQKQKVLTVYYFAKEPHKKPVKFLVSISKENSSAMEVLDSLAQSVHVKPESLRLAEVIKNRFHRVFLPSHSLDTVSPTDLLLCFEVLSPELAKERVVVLQVQQRPQVPSVPIAKCAACQKKQQSEDEKLKRCTRCYRVGYCNQVCQKTHWPDHKGLCRPENIGFPFFISVPESRLTYARLAQLLEGYARYSVSVFQPPFQLGRVSPEQSPQVLSSSTSPVLSTLEAGGGDRDLRPSPESQVSPTVAELGDTGASRSRAAPDRGSVPSLDTGLSESTVSMANEGGFSKESAGERLLRPEAAVPGYQHPAEVLSAHPPPFFINKIDATNKEQKLEDKGEAPLDLSDDCSLALVWKNNERLKEFVLVGSKELECVEDPSSASEAARAGHFTLEQCLNLFTKPEVLAPEEAWYCPKCKQHREASKQLMLWRLPNVLIIQLKRFSFRSFIWRDKINDMVEFPLRNLDLSKFCIGQKDDRQLPTYDLYAVINHYGGMIGGHYTAYARLPSDKNSQRSDVGWRLFDDSTVTTVDESQVVTRYAYVLFYRRRNSPVERPPRAPATDHHPDLGPATEAATSQASRIWQELEAEEELGPEASGRLGHWGPRGWAAPPRRAPDAPDEGCLRYFVLGTMAALVALVLNVFYPLVSQSRWR; encoded by the exons ATGTCCGGAGGGGCTAGTGCAACAGGCCAGAGAAGATGCCCCCAGGGGCTGGAGGATGCCACCaacaagaagaaacagaaggaTCGTGTGAACCAGGAGAGCAAAGATGGGGAGCCCAAAAGAG tgCCTGTTCCTGGTTTGGAAACATATACCCTTAGAGAGGAGCAGGAATTCAAGGAAG CTGAACTGCTACTAGATTGGAAGCAAAATGCAGATGAAGTGATTGTAAAGCTGCATGTGGGGTCTGGGCCCTTGCGGATAGAAGAGATAGATGCAGCCTTCACGGATACAGACTGTGTGGTACAGTTACCAG ATGGCCGGCAGTGGAGTTGCATCTTCTATGAGGAGATTGAAAGTTCTTGCAGCAAGGTCCAGGCTCGAAAGGGTGGTGTCCTACAGTTATTATTGCATAAGAAGATTCCACTTCGGACCTGGCCCTCCCTCCTG AAAAAGAAGCCCATAAGCCAGGATTTGGGAGCTGGAGCCCATTGCAAAGAAAATGGACAAGAGCTGCCCCCCAGTCTTCTGGAACCCGGGTCTAGTCCAGAGCCCCAAAGAGGGAAGCAAGAGCCACGAAATCAGAAGCGAGCTCAGGGCCGAGGTGAAGCAGGCATAGGAACAGGCCCTGGAGCTCAAGCAGGACCCAGTGCTAAACGGGCAGTACACCTCCGGGGGGTTACTGAAGGGGAGGCTTCCAGGGGCAGCCCAGGTCCCCGAGGCGATGGCTCTCCTTCTTCACCAGAATCCACAGTTCAG CCTGTTTCAACAGAACCTGAGGCAATTGTTGGGCCACAGCAGCTATCCTTGATGACCCAACATACTCAACAGTCCATTCAAGAGGAAAACCAAGGCCTTTGTTTAGAAAGTACTCTAGAAGGGGAGAAGATGATACCCCACCAGAATGAGATGGCCTGTCCAGCCCTCCCCCAGGGTAAAGAAGGGGACCAGAACAAGGAGGAAGCAGCAACAACAACTTTGGAAAATTCAGCTGAGG AACCCGAGCCCATGGTGAACCTGACATTTGTGAAGAATGACTCATATGAGAAAGGTCCAGATTCAGTggttgtacatgtatatgtgaagGAAATCTGCCGCAAGATTTCTCGTGTACTGTTTCGTGAACAGGACTTCACCCTAGTGTTTCAGACCAG TGATATGAACTTTCTGCGGCTGCACCCAGATTGTGGACCACATACAACCTTCCGATGGCAGGTGAAGCTCAG GAACATGATTCAGCCAGAGCAGTGTGTGTATCACTTCACTTCTTCACGCATCGATATATGCCTCAGAAAGCGGCAGAGTCAGCGCTGGGGGGGCCTTGAGGCCCCAGCCACACGAG GTGCAGTGGGTGGTGCAAAGGTTGCCATGCCGACAGGCCCAACCCCTCTGGATGCAGCTCCACCAGGTGGTTCCCCTCTAGCTAGCCAGGAGGAGGCTCGagttggggagaaggagaaagtgaaggcCCGGACTGAAGAATCAGGGCTGGACAGTGTGGCTGCCCGCACTCCACCAGAGCACGTGGCTCTGAAGCCGGAGCCCCCCCTTACCTCA CCTAAGCCCACTTGCATGGTCCCCCCCATGCCTCATAGCCCCATGAGCAGTGAGAgtgtggaagaggaggaggaagaagagaagaaggtgtGCTTGCCTGGTTTCACAGGCCTTGTCAACCTGGGCAACACTTGCTTCATGAACAGTGTCATTCAGTCCCTGTCCAACACCCGAGAGCTTCGGGACTACTTCCATG ATCGCTCTTTTGAGGCGGAGATAAACTACAGCAATCCTCTGGGCACAGGGGGACGACTGGCCATCGGCTTTGCAGTGCTGCTGCGAGCGCTGTGGAAGGGCACCCACCATGCCTTTCAGCCCTCTAAGCTGAAG GCCATTGTGGCGAGCAAGGCCAGCCAGTTCACTGGCTATGCTCAGCATGATGCTCAGGAGTTCATGGCCTTCCTGTTGGATGGGTTACATGAGGACCTGAACCGAATCCAGAATAAGCCCTATACAGAGACTGTAGACTCTGATGGGCGTCCTGATGAG GTGGTTGCTCAGGAGGCATGGCAACGGCACAAAATGAGGAACGACTCTTTCATTGTGGATTTGTTCCATGGACAGTACAAGTCAAAGTTGGTGTGCCCTGTGTGTTCCAAG GTTTCCATCACTTTCGACCCGTTCCTGTACCTGCCTGTCCCCCTGCCTCAAAAGCAGAAAGTACTCACTGTGTACTACTTTGCCAAGGAGCCACACAAGAAGCCTGTGAAG TTCCTGGTTAGCATCAGCAAAGAAAACTCCAGTGCAATGGAGGTGCTTGACTCCCTGGCACAAAGTGTTCATGTGAAACCTGAGAGCCTTCGGCTGGCTGAG GTGATTAAGAACCGATTTCACCGTGTGTTCCTGCCATCACACTCACTGGACACCGTCTCTCCCACTGATCTGCTCCTTTGCTTTGAAGTGCTATCCCCAGAGCTAGCCAAGGAGCGGGTGGTAGTCCTTCAAGTGCAACAG CGTCCTCAGGTGCCCAGTGTCCCCATTGCCAAGTGTGCTGCTTGCCAGAAGAAGCAGCAGTCTGAGGATGAGAAATTGAAGCGTTGTACCCGCTGTTACCGTGTTGGCTACTGCAACCA GGTTTGTCAGAAGACTCACTGGCCAGATCACAAAGGCCTGTGCCGTCCAGAGAATATTGGTTTTCCCTTCTTCATCAGTGTCCCTGAGTCCCGCCTCACCTATGCTCGCCTTGCTCAGCTGCTGGAAGGCTATGCTCG GTACTCAGTGAGCGTGTTCCAGCCACCCTTCCAGTTAGGCCGTGTATCTCCAGAACAGAGCCCCCAAGTGCTAAGCAGTTCTACATCTCCTGTGCTGAGCACTTTGGAGGCTGGGGGTGGGGACCGGGACTTAAGACCCTCACCAGAATCCCAAGTATCCCCAACAGTGGCTGAGCTTGGTGACACAGGTGCCTCAAGGAGCCGGGCAGCCCCTGATCGGGGTTCTGTGCCCAGTCTTGACACAGGCCTCTCAGAGTCAACAGTCAGCATGGCCAACGAGGGGGGATTTTCTAAGGAATCTGCTGGGGAGAGGTTACTCAGGCCTGAAG CTGCTGTCCCAGGATACCAGCACCCAGCTGAAGTCCTAAGTGCCCATCCACCCCCATTTTTTATCAACAAAATTGATGCCACCAATAAGGAGCAAAAGCTGGAAGACAAAG GTGAAGCCCCCCTGGACCTGAGTGATGACTGCAGCCTGGCCTTGGTGTGGAAGAACAATGAACGGCTGAAGGAGTTTGTGCTAGTTGGCTCCAAGGAGCTCGAGTGTGTGGAAGACCCCAGCTCGGCCAGTGAGGCAGCCAGGGCTGGCCATTTTACTCTAGAGCAGTGTCTCAATCTCTTCACCAAGCCTGAGGTGCTAGCCCCAGAAGAAGCCTG GTACTGTCCAAAGTGTAAGCAGCACAGAGAAGCCTCCAAGCAGCTGATGCTGTGGCGCCTTCCAAATGTGCTCATTATCCAGCTGAAGCGCTTCTCCTTTCGAAGCTTCATCTGGAGGGATAAAATTAATGACATGGTGGAATTCCCTCTCAG GAACCTGGACTTGAGCAAGTTTTGCATAGGCCAGAAGGATGACCGGCAACTTCCAACCTATGACCTATACGCAGTCATCAACCACTATGGGGGCATGATTGGAGGCCACTACACTGCATATGCCCGCCTGCCCAGTGACAAGAACAGCCAGCGGAGTGATGTGG gcTGGAGACTATTTGATGACAGCACAGTGACCACAGTCGATGAAAGCCAAGTAGTGACCCGCTATGCCTATGTCCTCTTCTATCGTCGGCGAAACTCTCCTGTGGAGAGGCCTCCCAGGGCTCCTGCTACCGACCACCACCCAGATCTGGGCCCGGCCACAGAGGCGGCCACCAGCCAG GCTTCCCGGATCTGGCAGGAGCTGGAAGCAGAGGAAGAACTGGGGCCAGAGGCCTCAGGACGCCTAGGCCACTGGGGGCCCCGAGGCTGGGCAGCCCCACCGAGGCGGGCCCCAGACGCACCAGATGAGGGCTGCCTCCGCTACTTCGTCCTGGGCACCATGGCTGCCCTGGTGGCACTCGTCCTCaatgtgttctatccactggtgTCCCAGAGCCGATGGAGATGA
- the USP19 gene encoding ubiquitin carboxyl-terminal hydrolase 19 isoform X3 gives MSGGASATGQRRCPQGLEDATNKKKQKDRVNQESKDGEPKRVPVPGLETYTLREEQEFKEAELLLDWKQNADEVIVKLHVGSGPLRIEEIDAAFTDTDCVVQLPDGRQWSCIFYEEIESSCSKVQARKGGVLQLLLHKKIPLRTWPSLLKKKPISQDLGAGAHCKENGQELPPSLLEPGSSPEPQRGKQEPRNQKRAQGRGEAGIGTGPGAQAGPSAKRAVHLRGVTEGEASRGSPGPRGDGSPSSPESTVQPVSTEPEAIVGPQQLSLMTQHTQQSIQEENQGLCLESTLEGEKMIPHQNEMACPALPQGKEGDQNKEEAATTTLENSAEEPEPMVNLTFVKNDSYEKGPDSVVVHVYVKEICRKISRVLFREQDFTLVFQTSDMNFLRLHPDCGPHTTFRWQVKLRNMIQPEQCVYHFTSSRIDICLRKRQSQRWGGLEAPATRGAVGGAKVAMPTGPTPLDAAPPGGSPLASQEEARVGEKEKVKARTEESGLDSVAARTPPEHVALKPEPPLTSPKPTCMVPPMPHSPMSSESVEEEEEEEKKVCLPGFTGLVNLGNTCFMNSVIQSLSNTRELRDYFHDRSFEAEINYSNPLGTGGRLAIGFAVLLRALWKGTHHAFQPSKLKAIVASKASQFTGYAQHDAQEFMAFLLDGLHEDLNRIQNKPYTETVDSDGRPDEVVAQEAWQRHKMRNDSFIVDLFHGQYKSKLVCPVCSKVSITFDPFLYLPVPLPQKQKVLTVYYFAKEPHKKPVKFLVSISKENSSAMEVLDSLAQSVHVKPESLRLAEVIKNRFHRVFLPSHSLDTVSPTDLLLCFEVLSPELAKERVVVLQVQQRPQVPSVPIAKCAACQKKQQSEDEKLKRCTRCYRVGYCNQVCQKTHWPDHKGLCRPENIGFPFFISVPESRLTYARLAQLLEGYARYSVSVFQPPFQLGRVSPEQSPQVLSSSTSPVLSTLEAGGGDRDLRPSPESQVSPTVAELGDTGASRSRAAPDRGSVPSLDTGLSESTVSMANEGGFSKESAGERLLRPEAAVPGYQHPAEVLSAHPPPFFINKIDATNKEQKLEDKGEAPLDLSDDCSLALVWKNNERLKEFVLVGSKELECVEDPSSASEAARAGHFTLEQCLNLFTKPEVLAPEEAWYCPKCKQHREASKQLMLWRLPNVLIIQLKRFSFRSFIWRDKINDMVEFPLRNLDLSKFCIGQKDDRQLPTYDLYAVINHYGGMIGGHYTAYARLPSDKNSQRSDVGWRLFDDSTVTTVDESQVVTRYAYVLFYRRRNSPVERPPRAPATDHHPDLGPATEAATSQGMGPAPFTPDLDPEGGPPMTPAELFPRPTERPTPTYSNMEEVD, from the exons ATGTCCGGAGGGGCTAGTGCAACAGGCCAGAGAAGATGCCCCCAGGGGCTGGAGGATGCCACCaacaagaagaaacagaaggaTCGTGTGAACCAGGAGAGCAAAGATGGGGAGCCCAAAAGAG tgCCTGTTCCTGGTTTGGAAACATATACCCTTAGAGAGGAGCAGGAATTCAAGGAAG CTGAACTGCTACTAGATTGGAAGCAAAATGCAGATGAAGTGATTGTAAAGCTGCATGTGGGGTCTGGGCCCTTGCGGATAGAAGAGATAGATGCAGCCTTCACGGATACAGACTGTGTGGTACAGTTACCAG ATGGCCGGCAGTGGAGTTGCATCTTCTATGAGGAGATTGAAAGTTCTTGCAGCAAGGTCCAGGCTCGAAAGGGTGGTGTCCTACAGTTATTATTGCATAAGAAGATTCCACTTCGGACCTGGCCCTCCCTCCTG AAAAAGAAGCCCATAAGCCAGGATTTGGGAGCTGGAGCCCATTGCAAAGAAAATGGACAAGAGCTGCCCCCCAGTCTTCTGGAACCCGGGTCTAGTCCAGAGCCCCAAAGAGGGAAGCAAGAGCCACGAAATCAGAAGCGAGCTCAGGGCCGAGGTGAAGCAGGCATAGGAACAGGCCCTGGAGCTCAAGCAGGACCCAGTGCTAAACGGGCAGTACACCTCCGGGGGGTTACTGAAGGGGAGGCTTCCAGGGGCAGCCCAGGTCCCCGAGGCGATGGCTCTCCTTCTTCACCAGAATCCACAGTTCAG CCTGTTTCAACAGAACCTGAGGCAATTGTTGGGCCACAGCAGCTATCCTTGATGACCCAACATACTCAACAGTCCATTCAAGAGGAAAACCAAGGCCTTTGTTTAGAAAGTACTCTAGAAGGGGAGAAGATGATACCCCACCAGAATGAGATGGCCTGTCCAGCCCTCCCCCAGGGTAAAGAAGGGGACCAGAACAAGGAGGAAGCAGCAACAACAACTTTGGAAAATTCAGCTGAGG AACCCGAGCCCATGGTGAACCTGACATTTGTGAAGAATGACTCATATGAGAAAGGTCCAGATTCAGTggttgtacatgtatatgtgaagGAAATCTGCCGCAAGATTTCTCGTGTACTGTTTCGTGAACAGGACTTCACCCTAGTGTTTCAGACCAG TGATATGAACTTTCTGCGGCTGCACCCAGATTGTGGACCACATACAACCTTCCGATGGCAGGTGAAGCTCAG GAACATGATTCAGCCAGAGCAGTGTGTGTATCACTTCACTTCTTCACGCATCGATATATGCCTCAGAAAGCGGCAGAGTCAGCGCTGGGGGGGCCTTGAGGCCCCAGCCACACGAG GTGCAGTGGGTGGTGCAAAGGTTGCCATGCCGACAGGCCCAACCCCTCTGGATGCAGCTCCACCAGGTGGTTCCCCTCTAGCTAGCCAGGAGGAGGCTCGagttggggagaaggagaaagtgaaggcCCGGACTGAAGAATCAGGGCTGGACAGTGTGGCTGCCCGCACTCCACCAGAGCACGTGGCTCTGAAGCCGGAGCCCCCCCTTACCTCA CCTAAGCCCACTTGCATGGTCCCCCCCATGCCTCATAGCCCCATGAGCAGTGAGAgtgtggaagaggaggaggaagaagagaagaaggtgtGCTTGCCTGGTTTCACAGGCCTTGTCAACCTGGGCAACACTTGCTTCATGAACAGTGTCATTCAGTCCCTGTCCAACACCCGAGAGCTTCGGGACTACTTCCATG ATCGCTCTTTTGAGGCGGAGATAAACTACAGCAATCCTCTGGGCACAGGGGGACGACTGGCCATCGGCTTTGCAGTGCTGCTGCGAGCGCTGTGGAAGGGCACCCACCATGCCTTTCAGCCCTCTAAGCTGAAG GCCATTGTGGCGAGCAAGGCCAGCCAGTTCACTGGCTATGCTCAGCATGATGCTCAGGAGTTCATGGCCTTCCTGTTGGATGGGTTACATGAGGACCTGAACCGAATCCAGAATAAGCCCTATACAGAGACTGTAGACTCTGATGGGCGTCCTGATGAG GTGGTTGCTCAGGAGGCATGGCAACGGCACAAAATGAGGAACGACTCTTTCATTGTGGATTTGTTCCATGGACAGTACAAGTCAAAGTTGGTGTGCCCTGTGTGTTCCAAG GTTTCCATCACTTTCGACCCGTTCCTGTACCTGCCTGTCCCCCTGCCTCAAAAGCAGAAAGTACTCACTGTGTACTACTTTGCCAAGGAGCCACACAAGAAGCCTGTGAAG TTCCTGGTTAGCATCAGCAAAGAAAACTCCAGTGCAATGGAGGTGCTTGACTCCCTGGCACAAAGTGTTCATGTGAAACCTGAGAGCCTTCGGCTGGCTGAG GTGATTAAGAACCGATTTCACCGTGTGTTCCTGCCATCACACTCACTGGACACCGTCTCTCCCACTGATCTGCTCCTTTGCTTTGAAGTGCTATCCCCAGAGCTAGCCAAGGAGCGGGTGGTAGTCCTTCAAGTGCAACAG CGTCCTCAGGTGCCCAGTGTCCCCATTGCCAAGTGTGCTGCTTGCCAGAAGAAGCAGCAGTCTGAGGATGAGAAATTGAAGCGTTGTACCCGCTGTTACCGTGTTGGCTACTGCAACCA GGTTTGTCAGAAGACTCACTGGCCAGATCACAAAGGCCTGTGCCGTCCAGAGAATATTGGTTTTCCCTTCTTCATCAGTGTCCCTGAGTCCCGCCTCACCTATGCTCGCCTTGCTCAGCTGCTGGAAGGCTATGCTCG GTACTCAGTGAGCGTGTTCCAGCCACCCTTCCAGTTAGGCCGTGTATCTCCAGAACAGAGCCCCCAAGTGCTAAGCAGTTCTACATCTCCTGTGCTGAGCACTTTGGAGGCTGGGGGTGGGGACCGGGACTTAAGACCCTCACCAGAATCCCAAGTATCCCCAACAGTGGCTGAGCTTGGTGACACAGGTGCCTCAAGGAGCCGGGCAGCCCCTGATCGGGGTTCTGTGCCCAGTCTTGACACAGGCCTCTCAGAGTCAACAGTCAGCATGGCCAACGAGGGGGGATTTTCTAAGGAATCTGCTGGGGAGAGGTTACTCAGGCCTGAAG CTGCTGTCCCAGGATACCAGCACCCAGCTGAAGTCCTAAGTGCCCATCCACCCCCATTTTTTATCAACAAAATTGATGCCACCAATAAGGAGCAAAAGCTGGAAGACAAAG GTGAAGCCCCCCTGGACCTGAGTGATGACTGCAGCCTGGCCTTGGTGTGGAAGAACAATGAACGGCTGAAGGAGTTTGTGCTAGTTGGCTCCAAGGAGCTCGAGTGTGTGGAAGACCCCAGCTCGGCCAGTGAGGCAGCCAGGGCTGGCCATTTTACTCTAGAGCAGTGTCTCAATCTCTTCACCAAGCCTGAGGTGCTAGCCCCAGAAGAAGCCTG GTACTGTCCAAAGTGTAAGCAGCACAGAGAAGCCTCCAAGCAGCTGATGCTGTGGCGCCTTCCAAATGTGCTCATTATCCAGCTGAAGCGCTTCTCCTTTCGAAGCTTCATCTGGAGGGATAAAATTAATGACATGGTGGAATTCCCTCTCAG GAACCTGGACTTGAGCAAGTTTTGCATAGGCCAGAAGGATGACCGGCAACTTCCAACCTATGACCTATACGCAGTCATCAACCACTATGGGGGCATGATTGGAGGCCACTACACTGCATATGCCCGCCTGCCCAGTGACAAGAACAGCCAGCGGAGTGATGTGG gcTGGAGACTATTTGATGACAGCACAGTGACCACAGTCGATGAAAGCCAAGTAGTGACCCGCTATGCCTATGTCCTCTTCTATCGTCGGCGAAACTCTCCTGTGGAGAGGCCTCCCAGGGCTCCTGCTACCGACCACCACCCAGATCTGGGCCCGGCCACAGAGGCGGCCACCAGCCAG GGAATGGGCCCTGCGCCCTTCACGCCTGATCTGGACCCTGAGGGGGGCCCCCCGATGACGCCCGCAGAGCTGTTCCCCCGCCCCACGGAGCGCCCCACCCCTACCTACAGCAACATGGAGGAAGTCGACTAG